ATGGCAGTCACACAAGTCTTTTAAGCATGTATTTGGTCTGTAGGTTTCTTCTTTGAGAAGGCAGCCATATATTCTTGAGCAGCATCGCACTGATGTTAACTGATTTGGAAACCTACTTGCTTTTTGCTACATTTTCTTGTACCTGAGTGGTGACACCCTGGCCAGGATTTCATTCTGGTCCCTGAAACATTTAATGAGAGACCTGGAGCTTAAAAGTATTGACTGGAGAGAGGCATTGAAAGGGGTTTTGCCAATGGGATTCAGGGATAATCCAGGTTTAGCAAAGGTGTAGGAATGAAGAGGGACATTAGCAGCTCTCATTTGACCGATTCAGGAAGGTGAGACTGCATTAGTTCAGACTTGCAGTTATTAACCACATTCTTCAGAATGTGGTTGCTCAGACCCCTAAGACACAACATGAATCTTTTCCCATGGACACATAAATGAAATTTTCAGGACTCTCCTGTAAAGAATAGAAAACTTTCTTCTGCATTATGCTTAATATCAAGGATTTCTtatgactgtattttttttctacaggaaATTTGAAGATAGTCATGCCTATTAGATTCCTGGAAGATGCAGGTAAttgttttatactgaaaaaaaaatcttatattcCCATTCCCTATGTGTTTTCCTGCACTTTGCTAACGTTTCTTCAAGCCCAattcagtttttcctctgtaggaatgaaaatattcccttttccGTAAAAAttccataaaaatattcttttaccCTTTTCTTCACTGTTGCACCCAGAAAATATCCTGTGTTTGGATAATATGGAAGCAGGAAACCTACATTGTTCTTCAAATTCAAATGCTGTACTTGTCTATGAAAATCATACCTCTGagcatttcttctttataataGAATGTGGAAACATAGTGCGTTTAAGCATAAACAGGACTTGTATAGCTGGATGGAAATTTTGACATTGGAATCTAAAATGCTAAAGGTGCATAAATACAGTTATAGCTCATTTCTTTAAGATGTGTTTTACCTCTAGTAGGACATTCTCACTAAAAATTAATATAGTGATTGGAAGATGGAGATGTGGAAAGGTACCAATCGTGTTGTGTTCAAAATGCTTATTTGATGCCTCTTTTTTTGACTGTTCAAAAGTAGTTTAAAAGGGTGATTAACATCTTCTTGTAAAACCAGTTAGATGGTCTAAGGTAAGAAGTACCTCACTTTAGGCATCGTAAAATTTGGTATATACTCCAAGGTAGTCATCTAGGTTTTCTGCCTAACCGACAGTGAGAAGCAGGCATCTCCAGAGTGGAGGGCCACGTGCATAGACATCCTCTCTGTCTGAAGTACCCATCACGATATGGAAAGATTTCTCCTCTAGAAGTACTGATCACCCTCCTCTGACTTTAGAGGAAGGCCAGGTGACTAAAGTGCATATCTGAACTGTAGGTGCGTCATACTGGATAAGGTAATTCCCACCCAGAGTGTTAGGATTCGATTTTCAGCAGCAATTTCCTGAAAGAGCTTTGGAAGTAGGTGGTGGTCTTTCTGAGGATCGAGCCTTTAAACTGTCCCCAGAAAGCCTTCCAAAGGTACCATTCCATTTGGAAAGTCTAGATCCCTGTTTTCTGTTGCTAAGGCTTTTATTGAGTAGTAATTACTCTTGTGTGCAATCTCTGGAGCCAGTCTTTACTGTGTCTCCTGACAAAAGGGGTTTTTGTGAAATGTAGTTACCTTTACTTAAGCCCCtcaatatttttcatgaaaggCTCAATGAAAGTGCAACTGACTGCATCAATATTATTTTGCATGGCTGTATTAATTGGTGTGtgtggtttctttgtttttgctttttccttacAGATAGCTGTGTCACCAtggaagagatgaaaagaaCTTTGCTCTAGTAGATTACAAATATCACTGGGTCATTCTGCATCTTGGTATTTAATAACAGTGGAAAATGTCCAAATGCTATAACAAGTCTTTGCAAATGTATAATAAACTGTTTAGGAAAGTTCCTGCCATGAACAGAACTGTATAATACTCACATGAGTGTACAGACACAAATCTAATGCCTATAGACTACTGCGTGGAAAGttccaaagagaaagaaaagtctgtGAATTTGCAACAGCCCTGGAAAAATGGGAgcaacaaaactttaaaaagcacagctttGGACACACTCCATGTGTCTGCACAGCTTTCAAGTGAACTAGCACTTAAGACCTTGTGTAACAAAATGGACTCTGGGGACACAGCTATAGGGCAAAAAGCTACCTCAAGGTCTGGAGAAACTGCTAAAGTACCAAGTAGATGGAGGCAAGAACATTCAGCTGTTATTAAGATGAGCACTTTTGGCAATCAAGAAGTACAGAGGCAACCACAAATAGATCACGAGCAAATTGGAAACACAGCATCAGCACAACTTTTTAGTTCTGGGAAACTGGTACCATCGAGTGAAGCTGCACAGCAAGTCACGGAGAAGCAATATCCACAGCATCATCCAAGTCCTTACTCATGTCAACATTCACTttctttcccacagcattcaTTGCCACAAGGCTTCTTGCACAACATAAAGCCACATCAGAGCTTGGAAGGTCCTCCGTGGCAGTTTCCTAGCCATTTGCAATCAGTTGCCTCAGAGGACTTGTATCCTTTTCATATGCATAGCCATAGCGGAGGTTTCTCCAGGAAGAAGATTTCAAGTTTGAACCCTGCATACAGCCAATATTCACAGAAATCTTTAGAACAATCAGATGATGCTCACAAAAAGGAGCACAAACCCAAAAAGCCTGGCAAGTACATTTGTCCTTACTGTAATCGGGCTTGTGCCAAACCTAGTGTACTTAAAAAGCATATTAGGTCTCATACTGGGGAGCGACCGTACCCTTGTGTTCCTTGTGGTTTTTCCTTCAAGACTAAGAGCAACCTTTACAAGCACAGGAAGTCACATGCCCATGCAATTAAAGCGGGACTGGTACCTTTCACAGAGTCAGCAGTCTCTAAATTGGACCTAGATGCTAGTTACATCGATGTGGAAGCTGAAATACATTCAGATGGCGAGCAGAGCACGGATACGGATGAGGAGACCTCACTCCTAGTGGAAGGTTCTGACAAACTGAGCCCCGTCCCACAGCTCCCCCTGGACATTGCTAGCAGGAGCAGTTTTCACTCCTCCATGGAAGAGTCCTTAGTGGGGCCGATGAAAGTGCCCATTTTGATTATCCCTAAAAGTGGCATTCAGTTACCCAGTGAGAGTTCACCATATATTGGCTCTGATATGTTGCAAAACCCATCCTTAAGTACTAAGTCTGATGACTCTCATACAGTTAAACAGCGACTTGCACTAAGACTGTCAGAGAAAAAAGGGCAAGATTCTGAGCAGTCATTAAATCTCCTGAGCCCACACAGTAAAGGAAGCACTGACTCCGGTTATTTTTCCCGCTCAGAAAGTGCTGAGCAGCAAATTAGCCCACCAAATACTAATGCAAAGTCTTACGAAGAGATTATCTTTGGGAAGTTCTATAGGATTAATCAAAGGACAGCACTAACAGTAGCCACAACAAATCAGGAACACAGTTTGATGGGTAGAAAGGGCAAAGCAGAACCATTACCTCTTTTAAATAACAGACTAGATATCAAGATGCTTGAGGAACATATTTCCCAGCTGACTCCAAATAAAGAAGAGCTCATTGACTCCAGTAATTTGAGCACTATTAAATCTACACAAGCTTATCCAGGCAGCCATACAGAATCTAGACAATCCGAGACCACCACATCATCCATCAAAAGTGAATCCAACCAGTACCAAGTCAGTCAGCAGGGTGACGTGCCTGTCCTTCTAGAGCCCCCAGTAGATTCCTCTCCTCTTATTAGAAGTAACTCCATGCCAACCTCTTCTGCAAACAGCCTAAGTATTCCCCCATCTCTGAGAGGAAGCCACTCATTTGATGAGAAGATGACTGGCTCAGATGATGTATTTTACCCTGGGACAGTGGGAATATCCCACCAAAGGATGTTGAGAAGACAGGCTGCCTTTGAACTACCCTCTGTGCATGAGGGACACTCAGATTCAGACTATCATGGAAGACCAgggaaaaatatcattattgCTTCCACCAGACAGATGGCAGGTGACAAAGGACCATccttaaaagagaagaaaggagacaaGACCTTTTATGACTATGAGGCCAGTGGAAAGCACTACAGAAAGTGGGAAGAATTTGAAGCTCAGAAGCAGAACTACAGGGACTCGCCATCCTTAGGCGGGATGAACAAGGGGGGAGAGTACTTTGTTGATCCACTCGGACAATCTCAGGCGATGCCATCCGTGCTTGGAACAACTTTTGAAAATAGAAAGCGCAGGAAAGAGGAGAGTGTTGGAGATGAGGAAGACAGTCCCATGCTTTGCAGCAGCACGACTGGCACCACTGGGGGGATGCAGCATGTAGACTTTGATCCCAAATCCCAAATTCAGGAAGTGCCAAGGAGTGGATTTGCCCTTCCAGGTCTGGACAACGCCCCCCGCAGCCATGCAGAGCATTTTGAAATCTGCAGGTCTTACTTGCAGTCTGGAAGCCCATCAGCTTCTCTGGAAGACTCATCCTTAATGGCAGAGcaagaaaacactgcagaatCACTGGCTAGAAAGCCCCCTGGAAATGTCATCTCTGTCATTCAGCACACAAATTCGTTGAGCAGGCCAAACTCATTTGAAAGGTCTGAATCTACAGAACTTATTGCATGCCAACAGGAAAAGATCTGTTCACCATCTGAAACATGTGAGAGTGAGATTTGTGAGTCCCCAATGAGCCCAGACCGAGCTCCACAAACGGAAAATGCTGACACCAGTAAGCCATCTCCATCCCAGCAGCCTCAGCCGTATCATATGCAGCCCAGACTGGTTCGCCAGCACAACATACAGGTACCTGAAATTCGTGTCACGGAGGAGCCAGATAAGCCTGAGAAAGATAAAGAATTGCAGAGTAAAGAGCAGGAGAAACCCACCGAAGAATTCCAGTGGCCCCAGAGAAGTGAAACCCTTTCTCAACTTCCAGCCGAAAAGCTACCACCCAAAAAGAAGCGTTTACGACTGGCTGACATGGAGCACTCCTCTGGAGAATCCAGCTTTGAGTCCACAGGTACAAGCCTCTCTCGCAGCCCTAGCCAAGAAAGTAATTTGTCCCACAGTTCGAGTTTTTCAATGTCctttgaaagagaagagagtaTGAAGTTCATCACGCCTCCCAAACAAGATGAGTTTGGAAAACAGTCTGAGTTTTTAACAGTTCCAGCTGGTGCTTACTCACTTTCCGTCCCTGGGCATCACCATCAGAGGGAAATGAGACGCTGCTCATCTGAACAGATGCCCTGTCCTCACGCTGCTGAAATCCCAGAAATCCGAAGTAAATCCTTTGATTACGGGAACCTGTCTCATGCTTCTTCAGCTGGGACGCCTACTATGGCACTGTCTCCATCCcgagaaaggaagaaatgcttcttgGTTCGCCAGGCTTCCTTCAGTGGTTTTCCGGATATTTCCCAGACGGATCAGAGCACAGAACAAAGTGTAAAGCAGGAGCAGATGGAACATGCACAGACTGGTCTTCGCTCCTGCCAGCTTGCTTGGCatccctccccttcctctgtACTTCAGCCCATTCAGGTGGATGACTCTGGAAAACAGGCTATTGGCTCTTGTGCTCAGCTTAGTAATAGCTCATCCCACCTTGCCCAGCAACAGGCTCTTCTTGCAGACAGCCCAGAAATATTAAGGACTCCGTTGATCCAACAAGCACCTTATATTCCTAACAAACATccttcagagcagcagcagctatttGCACATCAGGAAAAAGTCCCCTTTCCCCCTATTCATAGCACCTTGTTTCCGTTCCCATATCCAGCTGTCTGCATGGTTCACTTACCACCATCTCAGCAGCCTGTCTTGTGGCAGTCGTGCACAGAACCTCTACACTTCCAGCATCATTTTGTGCAACAGGTGCAGAAATCTTATGTCAAACAACCTTTCCAAACAGACGTTCCTCCAAGTTATCACCTGGAACATGCTCCAGAGCTTATTGGAAAGAAACCAGCTGATTATGCGCACGCTAAAGAGCAAGCATACCAGCATTACTCAGGAACACCTGGGCAGTATTCAAAAAATACTCTTGCTAAGTACCAGTCAGACCATAGCATTAAACCAACAGATACCTCCCCTGAGCAGCATCTTCAGACAGATTTTGACTCCTCAAGTGATGGATCTGTACAGTCTTTGCCAGGAACAGTTGTTCCTGTCAGGATTCAAACCCATGTGCCATCTTACGGTAGTGTCATGTACACAAGCATTTCCCAGATCCTTGGACAGAGCAACAGTCCTGCGATTGTAATTTGTAAAGTTGATGAGACTGTTTCTCAAAGGACATTGGCAACTAATGCAACCATGCAAGGAATTGGATTTAGCATAGCTCAGATGTTGGGTCAGCATGGAGGGCTAGAAAAATATCCTTTGTGGAAAGTGCCACAGACGCTACCACTTGGACTGGAGCCGCCAATTCCCCTGTGCTTGCCTTCCAGTTCTGACATTGCTTCTACCTTGGGAGGAAGCAAACGAATGCTTTCACCTGCCAGCAGCTTGGAGCTCTTCATGGAGACCAAGCAGCAGAAACgagtcaaagaagaaaaaatgtatggGCAGATAGTTGAGGAGCTAAGTGCAGTTGAGTTAACTAACTCAGATATAAAGAAAGATTTTCCAAGAATGCAGAAGCCTCAACTAGTAAGGCAGAGCTGTGCTACCGAGCCAAAAGAAAGTCTTCCATCCGTGTCATCCTCTTCACCGCTGTTGTCCTCATCATCTCAAGATTTCCCACCAGTCAGCATGCCAACAGCTGATTCTTTCCCACTGAGCAGGGAGAAACTTTCCAGTTTTGATTCCACGTCACCAGGGCAGAAGTCCAGTGGCCCTTCTGAGGGAAGAGACTCGCCAGAAGAACTGGATGTGGATGAAACAGCCTCAGATATGAGCATGAGCCCACAGAGGTCTTCATTGCCACCAGGAGAAATTCAGCCAGAAGACCAACTGAAACATCAAAAATTGTCTCTTGGGATGTTAGTCCAGATGTCATCCAATACCAGTGGGAAAGTCACAGGCTCAACCATTCTCCTGACAGATGTAGCAGATTTTCAGCAGATCCTTCAGTTCCCAAGTCTGCGCACTACTACTACTGTGAGCTGGTGTTTCTTAAACTATACGAAACCCAATTACATTCAGCAACCAACCCTCAAATCTTCTGTTTATGCTTCATGGTGTATAAGTTCATGTAACCCAAACCCAGCTGGACTAAGTACAAAGACCACTTTAGCACTTCTAAGGTCCAAGCAAAAAAACACCATGGAAATCTACACTCTGGCTGCTATGCATAGACCTGGAGCTGGTAAACTGACATCATCAAGTGCATGGAAGCAGTTTGCTCAGGTAAATAAGaggttttaataaaattgaATTAGTATATCtttattcaagaaaatattaGTAAACTATGAAATGTAAGttaatgatgttttaaaaaaatatttgccattGGGAAATGAGACATTGACATCTTCCCATGACAACTTCTGAGCCTCAATTTACCCTTCTGCAAGCTCTGCTACTTCTGCTGTCTCTGTCTCCATTTTCAAAGTCAGATGTAGAAAGTGAGGCTTTTAAAGCTCTCCCTTCATGTGTGCCAGAGCCTGATACATTATCTCCTTTTATTTTGTCCTTTGTTTTTGCCATGTCTTGATTCAAACAGTATCAGACACAAACATCCACGTGCGTTTGTAAGTAAAGATTAAGTTAAAATTGAGTAAGGATCCTCAGATCCATTTAATGTCTTTTACACACTGCTCTTCCTCATGGACTAAGCATTAGATAATGTTGCCAGGGAAAATTCTGTAATGGCAATAAATTACCTTCTTAGGCTTTTCCATGTCTattttccatgattttttttctgaggaaagatatcgttctgtcttttctgtcaAGACTCTTGTGAAAATTTGTGCATGCTGCCCCCTCTCTTATTCTCCATCAAATTAAATGGGACAAATTAATTCATCTTATAGAGTTGCACCAAAATGAGAGTTTGGCTTTGACCTGGAATGTTAAAAGTACTTGAAATGAAGTGTGCATTTATTATGTGCTCCAGCAGTAACACCCTTCCTTGACTTTGTTCTACAGATGAAACACGAGCCATTCTTCTTGTTTGGCAGCAAGCTTGAAAAGAAAGTAGTGGGGAATATTataaaagaaagagtaaaaggaGACATTCATGGAGATAAAGACATTACATCCAAACAAACTGAGCCGATACGAATTAAAATCTTTGAAGGAGGGTAAGGAAACGCAACTGGAAATTTCAAGCTCAGCCTGTCATTTTAAAGagctttgaaaatgaatatGAATGAATTAGGATGTGAACAGTCTCCTGTATTCCTGCCATGCCTTGTAGCTCCCAAGCCTCTTATTTTTGTGTATATGTCAGTCTTAAAACAAACTACAGGGTACCTGTATACTTTCTCTTGGCTCTACTTTGCTGTTAGGACAATTGTATTTTCTATGTGTGTGAAAGCATTCACTCAAAATTGTTCTTGTCATTTCTTAGGTCATAAAGAAATGGATAAACGGTTAACATTTTGATATTTCCTATACTGTTTCTTCGTATTTAATGGCTTCCATGAGGATATCTTTCCATTGTTAGAGTCTGTGTACCTTCACTCACTTGAATGGGTTAGCTAGGCATGCTTACTCTTTTTGTTGTAAATTGTTATTATTTACTGAAGTTGGATTTTGGAGTTAAAATGTAAGATGACAATGAAATCTATGGCATCTAAGCCTAATCCATAGATCTGTCATGTATGGTtgataaaataatgtttaattttaccATGGCCATCCATCACTCAAgtgataacagaaaaaaataacagagagggaaaaaggagaCCTGAAAGCCCATTAGCATTGTTTTGAGGCTTATGAAGCTCGTTACAAAGAGCAAATGAAATGGACACTTGTATACCTTTGCAGTACACTTCTAAAATGGAAGCTAACAACCATCTTATTACCTCTGGCAGGTGGTTTGATTCAAATGAAATTATCTGAATCATAAACTCTGCTTTCCATCATCTGTGACTGCAAAACCCTGGTGGGATATGAAGCAGTGTTCctcaaagaaaagcagcaatttgAAGTTCAGTACTTGCTGCAGTACAGTTAGTTAGTTACTAACGGCGTGAAgtggaaagaaaggagggaCAGGGCAAACGTGCCTGTTCATCTGACATCTGGCTTAATGCCATTAACAGCTGACAGCAAGAGCTCACAGTTTGCTCATGTTTGCTCTTTTGTGTCTATCAGTAATAGACTCTAATTGAAAATCTCCAATAAAATAACGTTTTGCATAGAAATTGCAAGACTCTGAAGCTTGTTAATACTTATCAACTCTAGAGTCCCATTCACATTGAGCTCCGAGCAGCAGTGACCATAATCCTTATATGAAAGCTGTGTAGTGGGAAGGGGTAAATCATTGAAAGCTTTGAGAGAGGCACGAGTTAATAGTAAGATCTAGTATTTCTGGGGGCTAGAAAGATAATCACCATAGACTCAGTCTTCTGGTGTTTCAGTTTTTGGACCAGGCCTTCTTGAAATGTCAAATTTGTGTATGTCATTTCTCTTACACTCATCTTTATGGTGCAGCATACTTAGAGAGTCAAGGTCAGTTATGGCCAAGAACTGTCCATATGAATGATGAAGAGACAGATCTTGTCTAATTGTCTTTGTGCTCAATGGGATCTGACAGGTGACAGAAGCCGGTGGAATGAGGTCAGGCAGAGGAACAGCAGAGATGGAGCAACAGAAAAGCACATGTTATAACACAGCATTTATCTTACCAATATCAATCAGGGGTGATATGGTAGACTCCATCCCAGCAAAATCAGACTGTAAGGAGAGatgaaaagaagataaaatggcAGGCTTTCAAACAATAATGGAcactttttctgtctgtggGAGAAAGCCTGGAGGTAGTTGATGAAGCAGTGGATAGAGAGATGACTATGAGTGGCTGGCATGTGTGTATGAAGGAGAACCTGGGAAATGGGGCAGACGGAGAAGCAGAATCCCAGA
This region of Nyctibius grandis isolate bNycGra1 chromosome 1, bNycGra1.pri, whole genome shotgun sequence genomic DNA includes:
- the HIVEP2 gene encoding transcription factor HIVEP2, which codes for MPIDYCVESSKEKEKSVNLQQPWKNGSNKTLKSTALDTLHVSAQLSSELALKTLCNKMDSGDTAIGQKATSRSGETAKVPSRWRQEHSAVIKMSTFGNQEVQRQPQIDHEQIGNTASAQLFSSGKLVPSSEAAQQVTEKQYPQHHPSPYSCQHSLSFPQHSLPQGFLHNIKPHQSLEGPPWQFPSHLQSVASEDLYPFHMHSHSGGFSRKKISSLNPAYSQYSQKSLEQSDDAHKKEHKPKKPGKYICPYCNRACAKPSVLKKHIRSHTGERPYPCVPCGFSFKTKSNLYKHRKSHAHAIKAGLVPFTESAVSKLDLDASYIDVEAEIHSDGEQSTDTDEETSLLVEGSDKLSPVPQLPLDIASRSSFHSSMEESLVGPMKVPILIIPKSGIQLPSESSPYIGSDMLQNPSLSTKSDDSHTVKQRLALRLSEKKGQDSEQSLNLLSPHSKGSTDSGYFSRSESAEQQISPPNTNAKSYEEIIFGKFYRINQRTALTVATTNQEHSLMGRKGKAEPLPLLNNRLDIKMLEEHISQLTPNKEELIDSSNLSTIKSTQAYPGSHTESRQSETTTSSIKSESNQYQVSQQGDVPVLLEPPVDSSPLIRSNSMPTSSANSLSIPPSLRGSHSFDEKMTGSDDVFYPGTVGISHQRMLRRQAAFELPSVHEGHSDSDYHGRPGKNIIIASTRQMAGDKGPSLKEKKGDKTFYDYEASGKHYRKWEEFEAQKQNYRDSPSLGGMNKGGEYFVDPLGQSQAMPSVLGTTFENRKRRKEESVGDEEDSPMLCSSTTGTTGGMQHVDFDPKSQIQEVPRSGFALPGLDNAPRSHAEHFEICRSYLQSGSPSASLEDSSLMAEQENTAESLARKPPGNVISVIQHTNSLSRPNSFERSESTELIACQQEKICSPSETCESEICESPMSPDRAPQTENADTSKPSPSQQPQPYHMQPRLVRQHNIQVPEIRVTEEPDKPEKDKELQSKEQEKPTEEFQWPQRSETLSQLPAEKLPPKKKRLRLADMEHSSGESSFESTGTSLSRSPSQESNLSHSSSFSMSFEREESMKFITPPKQDEFGKQSEFLTVPAGAYSLSVPGHHHQREMRRCSSEQMPCPHAAEIPEIRSKSFDYGNLSHASSAGTPTMALSPSRERKKCFLVRQASFSGFPDISQTDQSTEQSVKQEQMEHAQTGLRSCQLAWHPSPSSVLQPIQVDDSGKQAIGSCAQLSNSSSHLAQQQALLADSPEILRTPLIQQAPYIPNKHPSEQQQLFAHQEKVPFPPIHSTLFPFPYPAVCMVHLPPSQQPVLWQSCTEPLHFQHHFVQQVQKSYVKQPFQTDVPPSYHLEHAPELIGKKPADYAHAKEQAYQHYSGTPGQYSKNTLAKYQSDHSIKPTDTSPEQHLQTDFDSSSDGSVQSLPGTVVPVRIQTHVPSYGSVMYTSISQILGQSNSPAIVICKVDETVSQRTLATNATMQGIGFSIAQMLGQHGGLEKYPLWKVPQTLPLGLEPPIPLCLPSSSDIASTLGGSKRMLSPASSLELFMETKQQKRVKEEKMYGQIVEELSAVELTNSDIKKDFPRMQKPQLVRQSCATEPKESLPSVSSSSPLLSSSSQDFPPVSMPTADSFPLSREKLSSFDSTSPGQKSSGPSEGRDSPEELDVDETASDMSMSPQRSSLPPGEIQPEDQLKHQKLSLGMLVQMSSNTSGKVTGSTILLTDVADFQQILQFPSLRTTTTVSWCFLNYTKPNYIQQPTLKSSVYASWCISSCNPNPAGLSTKTTLALLRSKQKNTMEIYTLAAMHRPGAGKLTSSSAWKQFAQMKHEPFFLFGSKLEKKVVGNIIKERVKGDIHGDKDITSKQTEPIRIKIFEGGYKSNEDYVYVRGRGRGKYICEECGIRCKKPSMLKKHIRTHTDVRPYVCKLCNFAFKTKGNLTKHMKSKAHMKKCLELGVSMTSVDDAETEEAENMEDMQQEAEKSSNLAGLSAEHQFSDAEESDGEDGDDNDDDDEDEDDFDDTQGDSTPKTRSRSTSPQPPRFSSLSVNSAGTSQGASPEGSLSVGHSSLISYLVTLPSIQVTQLVTPSDSCEDSQMTEYQRFFQSKSTDSEPDKDKLYIPSCMDEDYVLSLDPSSSPRDLSPSSQQSSPSYDSSPYRDNSPKRYLMPKGDLSPRRHLSPRRDISPMRHLSPRKEAVLRRELSPRRDVSPRRHLSPRRPMSPGKDASVRRDLSPRRERRYMASVRAASPRRGLYHNPALSMGQYLQSESIPVGHSRRGLSQGPYFNIYGEKGGMEHRGSSSFPEGPSDYVFSHLPLHSQQQIRAPIPMMPIGGIQMVHSVPVALSGLHPPSTMTLQREGSEEKQRGTAEILTKESYSISKHHEKCTSPHSLHPTAPSSVPSSPLLLLAQSTSEDSVVATEREQEENIQTCTKAIASLRIATEEAILHGAEQLQRPSEPHQKPLESAHFSIKHFSGSEPGQPCASATHPDLHGGEQDSFGTSQTALAHPTFCSKSFVDVRQLGFHSRSDPPSSTQERKDPSSEKSKPH